A region of the Pseudoprevotella muciniphila genome:
AGAAGCGCGTGCTGAAGCCTTTTATATCCTCGAAGAAGTCTTCGGCATCACACGTACAGACGTTTATGCTGACAAAGTTAGGAATTTATCAGGTGAGGAGCAACGTCTTTTCAACGAAATAGTTGACAGGGTGGGGCAGGGTATGCCTGTACAATACGCTGTTGGGCATTCTTGGTTCAAAGGCAGAAAATTCTCAGTAAACCCTGATGTTCTCATTCCCAGACCGGAAACGGAAGAACTTGTGGACATGGTTGCTGCCTGGTGTAAAAACAAATCATATACCATCCTTGACGCAGGAACAGGGAGCGGCTGCATAGCCATCAGTTTGAAACTTGCCTTACCACAATGCACCGTCACGGCGTGCGACATCAGCGAAAAAGCGCTTGCCACTGCCAGTGAAAATGCTGAAAGACTTGGTGCAGATGTTATTTTAGAAAAACAGGACATTCTCTGTTTTCCTTCTGATAAAACATTCGATATATTAGTGAGCAATCCACCTTATGTATGCGAAAGCGAAAAATCAAGCATGCAACGCCAAGTCATTGGCTTCGAACCGCATACGGCACTCTTCGTCAGCGACAAAGACCCGCTCATATTCTACAAATCTCTTGCCGTTATGGGAAAAACGGCAAAAGGTGTTTTCTGCGAACTCAATGCTGCATTAGCACTACAAACACAATTTTTATTCGAAGCCGAAGGTTATAAACACGTCGTTATCGAAAAGGATGCTTTTGGAAAAAACAGATTTCTGAAAACTGAGTTTCACTGATTTTCCTTTTTCGTGTCTTCTTTTTGCTTTAATCTTTTCTGCCAGAACAAAGCCCTTTCCTTGTCTTTTTTTCCTATAATTCCATTCTCATATATTTGAATCAGCATGTTCATGGCATCTGTGTCGCCATTTTCGGCGGCACGCAACCACCACGTCATGGCTTCCACATCACTCTTTTCTACATATCTTCCTATAAAATATAAATTCGCTAAATATGTCTGTGCAGGCGGATAGTTGCCTTCTGCCGCTGAACGATAGAGTTGGAAAGCCTTTGTTGTATCTTTTTCTACCACTATACCATCCGCATAATAGTATGCCAAATGATATTTTGCTCTGTAATTGCCTTTTTCTGATCCCTTTTGATATAATTCTACCGCCTTGCGTTCATCTTTATCCACCCTGATGCCATTAACATAATAATAAGCCATTTCCACGTATGCATCGGTTTGGGCGTTTTCAACAGCCTTGCATAACCATTCATAACTGCGTTCTTCATTCTTGGCAACACCATAGCCTTTGTAATACTTTTTTGCTATATAATACTGTGCATCTGCATCACCTTGTTCGGCAGCCTTTTCCATCCAATAAGCGGAATAGGTATCATCTTTTTCGCAACCATAACCCATTTCGTAGAAATAAGCCAGTTTCATCTGTGCTTCTGCCAACCCTTGCTTAGCCGCTTTCTCGCACCATGCGAATGCTTTGAGCGAATCTACAGGAAGACCGTCTCCCAACATGTAATAGACAGACATATTCCATTGGGCATCAGCAATATCTGCTTTTGCAGCCACTTCACACCAACGCATGGCAAGCGGCATATTAGGTGATGTGCCGTAACCTTTACGATAGTATTCAGAAAGCGGAAAAGCAGCCATTGCGTTTCCTTCTTCTGCAGCAGTCTTTATCAAAGAAAAGGCTTTGTATGGATTTTCTTTCCTTCCGCCTTCACCATACAAGGCAAAGGCTAAAAAAACCTTTGCATCACTATTACCCTGATCAGACGACTTAAGCAAGTATTTTTCACCCAAATCTATATTTTCAGGAACATATTCGCCCAATACATACAATTTTCCCAAATTGTACTGCGAATTGCTGTA
Encoded here:
- the prmC gene encoding peptide chain release factor N(5)-glutamine methyltransferase, translating into MNAIYHKLLSVLSLYSEEREARAEAFYILEEVFGITRTDVYADKVRNLSGEEQRLFNEIVDRVGQGMPVQYAVGHSWFKGRKFSVNPDVLIPRPETEELVDMVAAWCKNKSYTILDAGTGSGCIAISLKLALPQCTVTACDISEKALATASENAERLGADVILEKQDILCFPSDKTFDILVSNPPYVCESEKSSMQRQVIGFEPHTALFVSDKDPLIFYKSLAVMGKTAKGVFCELNAALALQTQFLFEAEGYKHVVIEKDAFGKNRFLKTEFH
- a CDS encoding SEL1-like repeat protein, which codes for MRIKILFILFLLINIPFLRAQDKPTEKEFSTISKKAGKGNAKALYQLGKCYENGWYVKKDETLAALQYQESANNNYPPAMSAYGYYLMQHDNPVAAVVMFRKGAEAGNTEAQNWLGMCYLTGTGIEKNTSEAVVWFERGYKQKDLLSQFNLGCCYLNGAGLLQDKEKGMFLLEDAANKGLEDAMIFLARLYLDADAETADFEKSIVWMEKAANAGSLQAADALASLYMDSIYERRNPEKALALWQKAADGGYSNSQYNLGKLYVLGEYVPENIDLGEKYLLKSSDQGNSDAKVFLAFALYGEGGRKENPYKAFSLIKTAAEEGNAMAAFPLSEYYRKGYGTSPNMPLAMRWCEVAAKADIADAQWNMSVYYMLGDGLPVDSLKAFAWCEKAAKQGLAEAQMKLAYFYEMGYGCEKDDTYSAYWMEKAAEQGDADAQYYIAKKYYKGYGVAKNEERSYEWLCKAVENAQTDAYVEMAYYYVNGIRVDKDERKAVELYQKGSEKGNYRAKYHLAYYYADGIVVEKDTTKAFQLYRSAAEGNYPPAQTYLANLYFIGRYVEKSDVEAMTWWLRAAENGDTDAMNMLIQIYENGIIGKKDKERALFWQKRLKQKEDTKKENQ